From the genome of Sinanaerobacter sp. ZZT-01:
CGTGGAAGGAGATAGATCCATCATATCAATTGGGTCTGTGCCACGGTTCGCAACGGAGCCTTCTATGATCTGTACGGTATTCTGCGGATTTTCGGCTGTCACGGGCGTTCTTTTGCTTTCATCGGTATATCGATACAGCACGACAGAGGATTCTGCACGGGTCAATGTTCCCTTTGGCTTAAAGCTGCCGTCACTGTAACCGGAAAGAATACCTGTCGCATAGGATTTTATGATATGGTAATCGTACTTTGTGGTGCTGTCTACATCGCTCACTGTTTCCTCAATGTCTGAATAGTTTTCTACCTCAGTCTTTCCGAGTCCGTTGCTGATAATCAGTGCCATATCGCTTCTTGGAATGGCATGATTCAGCATTGTGGTATCAATCTCTGATTCTGCAAATAAGTTCAGTTCTAAGGCTTTCTGATAATAGTTATATGCCCAGTGATGCGGTTTTTCTGCTACTGTCAGTTCTTCCCCCGTTGCTGCTACGACCATCATCTTAATGAATTCGCCGTAAGTTACGATGCTTTGCGGTTTAAAGCTCCCGTCCGGATAGCCTTTGATGATGTCCTTATCCGACATGGCTTTGACGGATTCATATGCCCAACTTGTAGTCTTTAAGTCTTTATATGTTTGCTGATCAGCTGCGTAAACGGCAGCGGATGCGAAGAGCAGCGTTGCTGCCAGTGTAACGGAAAGTATCTTTTTCATTGGGATTCCTCCTTATACGCTTTGATTATCAGGAAATTTTCTTCTCTTATAATCTCGTCTATATGATAAACTTCTCTTTTAGTTT
Proteins encoded in this window:
- a CDS encoding S-layer homology domain-containing protein, with product MKKILSVTLAATLLFASAAVYAADQQTYKDLKTTSWAYESVKAMSDKDIIKGYPDGSFKPQSIVTYGEFIKMMVVAATGEELTVAEKPHHWAYNYYQKALELNLFAESEIDTTMLNHAIPRSDMALIISNGLGKTEVENYSDIEETVSDVDSTTKYDYHIIKSYATGILSGYSDGSFKPKGTLTRAESSVVLYRYTDESKRTPVTAENPQNTVQIIEGSVANRGTDPIDMMDLSPSTKPVEQAVKNIRGNSVFDDIKYYEVISDYPEKMTIILGRSKKKEFIKMDWDGSRGMMLIKDNKILEYYDGYPVSLTDYGDGDISYYTWDTDALGYKLPDFDYFGIYSASDTMLLVANPFKNGYQISEVIPPFE